In Megalops cyprinoides isolate fMegCyp1 chromosome 16, fMegCyp1.pri, whole genome shotgun sequence, the genomic window aatcacattaaaacaaacaggacaTATTTGTCCTTGTATTGTACTctcaattttattaaaaaaagatccAACATAAAAACTGTTGGGAAGaattttaaataactgaaaactGAACCAATAAGGGAACAGCATTTTTCGTTCTCacagtcagacaaaaaaaaaaaaccagtgTGTCAATCAGGTATCCCTCCATTTTTAAGTTTGTATGAAAGCAGCAAAATTTCCCCTAAACCCTTCCTTTTTCTGATATTGTGATCAAATCAACTTCTGAAATACTCAACCTATCACACAAAGACAACTTCATGCTTAATTAACGGTTTAAGAATATGAACGTTCTTGGTGTTGCAACTCTCCAACTTACGTACAGAAAATATCACAATACAGTGCAGTATGTATGTCAGGCTTAATTAGCAGGTGTCAATTACAAATGGTaattacaaaatgaacaaatgaatcaCAAAATATGGTAACCTGGGAAGCTGTAGAGTAACATCAGAACAAGTGTATCCAAGAGAACTTTTCATGGTTGAAAGCTGTTTGggtataaaacatttaaaaagcgCTATCCATTTGAATAACGGTCAGAAAGGGAAAGGACCGTACTAAGCAAGGAGTGGGAACAGAGGTTTACTtccataagaacataagaataTTATGTGCCCCACTGAGAAGTTTTTCTGTCAAATAAAGTTGTACACATatagaccaaaaaaaaaaaaacttcaaatccATTCGTGAACCCACCCAAAAAACCAAAACCCACCacacactgtgagagaggtactgtgtgtgagagaaacagtcTAAAGATTGTGGAAGATGCCAGATGAGGGGTGCATGACCTTGGGCGAGAAagactgtgaaaatgaagatgCAGTGCCATCtgatggtggggggtgggtgaaCTACAGGAATGAGTCGCACCATTCGCGAAGGCAGCTGTAGCAGTCACCCTGCTGCTTGGCGTTGGCACCGCATGTGTCTTTCAACCAGTCCCGAAACAACTCCTCATCCTTCTTCAACACCAGGAACTGGCCCAAGACTACATACGcctgaggggagaggagggggactGTAAGGGATGGAATTGAGAGTGGAAAAATGCAGGcatcgaatcagcaacctttcggttatgagtcctgctccttaaaaactatgctacactgccaccccaaaaGGATATTTTGCGAAGTGTGTACTGATTGTCCTGTGGCTCCTAGACCTCTCATACAGAAGTGCATGTTATATGTGAGATGCTGGCATGAACACACGCACCTTGTCGAAGCCCTTTTCCTCAAGCCTCTTCCCCAGCACCTCCCCGATTCCGGCCAGCGCCATCACCGGCTTCTCCCCCATGGGCTCTGCCACAAACTCCTTGTGCTTCTGAGATGTTGAAGACATGGCTACCCCACTGTTGGatttaaaacaatcacagaaCAAGTGATGAAGGCGGTCAATTGTATGACCTTCTTGCCAGAACAATTAATTCTAGGCCCCGTTTCTGGCCTGTGCACCCTTGGAACCTTGAATGAAAGgtatgtatgaataaataccTAAATGGTTTCTGCAATTAATTCTCTGAAGAAAACAGGTTAGGTCTGATACAAGGTAAATGGTTAGAAAAATATTCCTAATGTCTCCTGAAAGCCAGTCTGTTTGTGTAACAACACAGTATAGACTTTAAACTTCACCTGCTTGATTCAGGGTGCTGAGTCTCTATCATTGATTCTCAATATAAAATAGAAAGGAACACATTCACGTCTACTTCAGTTGTTGCTCCACCTATAACGTTGTCTTAAATCGTTCATTTGAATTCTTTcgcactcgttagctttacctgctagtttgtaccttgcctgacCAGCcgttgaaacctggtcatgcagtgcttttaatactgttgactccgtatggtttttcgcttgtgttgtactcacttgtaagtcgctttggataaaagcgtctgccaaatgaataaatggaaatgtaatttcagcTGATGTAACTAGACAAGAATGAGCGCCTAACTCAGGGAGAGTTCAGACAAATACTCCTTTCCTGCATAAAACAAGTTCAGCAGCTCTAGTCGTCCTAAAGGCCTTTGAAAAACAGAGTTACGAATCAATATATTTAGGCAATATAACACATTGTTCATGAGTCAAAACAAGGTGGACATATTCGCGCAGCAAAAT contains:
- the LOC118790818 gene encoding barrier-to-autointegration factor, whose protein sequence is MSSTSQKHKEFVAEPMGEKPVMALAGIGEVLGKRLEEKGFDKAYVVLGQFLVLKKDEELFRDWLKDTCGANAKQQGDCYSCLREWCDSFL